One window of Cohnella hashimotonis genomic DNA carries:
- a CDS encoding MFS transporter has translation MNELSGTGNGDTGQALHTVWNKAFLKVFIMNVFLMMGLFMTNTLVPTYVEHLGATAAVVGVVTSMFAVTALAARPVVGPATSYFRNNRIIAVAVVITIAAFICYGMADSVEMVIMGRLLHGVGMGFFAPVTMALASDALPSQKLASGIGIFSLGQAIATAIGPAFGLELVHRYGYRSTFFIGALIMLIVLVLSMRLKSDAPERKEGFRIKFSDIIDREVMLPAMMMLFLSSAYSCINAFILLFGGAAGVKEIGFFFTSYAACLFLSRPVSGKLADKYGVDKTLIPGMIVFAVSFILISFSRTLPMFLAAGAVSAFGYGICQPAVQTLCMQLVSKERRGVAGNTAFIGVDTGYLIAPSLAGMIVTFVHGQGGDEIAGYAVMFRVMTIPILFALILFLWKRRTILLKVKNLKR, from the coding sequence ATGAACGAATTAAGCGGCACGGGTAACGGCGATACCGGCCAAGCGTTGCATACGGTCTGGAATAAGGCGTTTCTCAAGGTGTTTATCATGAATGTCTTTCTTATGATGGGACTGTTCATGACAAATACCCTTGTTCCAACTTATGTTGAACATTTAGGCGCAACCGCCGCCGTTGTTGGCGTAGTTACAAGTATGTTCGCCGTTACCGCTCTCGCGGCTAGACCGGTCGTTGGGCCGGCAACCAGTTATTTCAGGAACAATCGAATAATAGCGGTGGCCGTCGTCATCACGATAGCAGCATTCATATGCTATGGAATGGCGGATAGCGTTGAGATGGTCATCATGGGGAGACTGCTCCATGGGGTCGGCATGGGCTTCTTCGCGCCCGTAACCATGGCCCTTGCCAGCGATGCCTTGCCAAGCCAGAAGCTTGCTTCCGGAATCGGCATCTTTTCATTAGGCCAGGCCATTGCTACGGCAATTGGTCCAGCCTTTGGACTTGAATTGGTACATCGATACGGTTACAGATCAACTTTCTTCATCGGAGCACTCATCATGCTCATCGTGCTCGTGCTTTCAATGCGACTGAAATCCGACGCGCCGGAAAGAAAGGAAGGCTTCAGAATCAAGTTTTCTGACATTATAGACCGGGAAGTGATGCTCCCCGCGATGATGATGCTGTTCTTATCAAGCGCTTATTCTTGCATTAACGCTTTTATCTTACTTTTCGGGGGAGCTGCGGGAGTTAAGGAAATAGGTTTTTTCTTTACATCCTATGCGGCTTGTCTGTTCTTATCCAGACCCGTCAGCGGTAAGCTGGCGGATAAATACGGTGTGGATAAAACCTTGATTCCAGGAATGATCGTCTTCGCGGTGTCTTTCATCTTGATTAGCTTCTCCCGTACGCTCCCTATGTTTTTAGCGGCGGGTGCCGTGTCGGCATTCGGATACGGGATTTGTCAGCCCGCCGTTCAAACGCTTTGCATGCAGTTGGTTTCCAAGGAGCGAAGAGGCGTGGCGGGCAATACGGCATTCATCGGCGTCGATACCGGTTATTTAATCGCCCCCTCTTTGGCAGGGATGATCGTAACCTTCGTGCATGGCCAAGGCGGAGACGAGATAGCGGGATATGCCGTTATGTTTCGGGTCATGACGATCCCGATCCTATTCGCGCTCATCCTCTTTCTATGGAAGAGGAGAACGATTCTATTAAAAGTCAAAAATCTCAAAAGATAG
- a CDS encoding alpha/beta hydrolase, with the protein MSIATLNFESMYLKSNHQISIILPDKPRDLSPKSYYESGKKYKVLWLLHGTYGDHTDWLRRTNIELYACEKNLIVVMPSALNSNYSNWDQCMMGFGMYDYLTEELMPLIYNWFPASDKREDNFIAGLSMGGRGTIKFAANHPDKFAAAAVLSAAPTNFQNLTEEDLHKDDMFSRRMLGMVQNAGGLESFKNSSENVWDILSALAGSGRLPKLLFACGTADTMIYENLLLFKKHAEEIGLDAEFWTLDGYEHEWRFWDLAIQHALQFFGLEDTGASPY; encoded by the coding sequence ATGTCCATTGCAACCCTGAATTTCGAAAGCATGTATTTAAAATCAAATCATCAGATCAGTATTATTTTACCCGACAAGCCGCGCGATCTCTCCCCGAAAAGCTATTATGAAAGCGGTAAGAAATACAAAGTATTATGGCTTCTTCATGGCACGTACGGCGATCATACGGATTGGCTTCGAAGAACGAATATTGAATTGTATGCATGTGAGAAAAACCTTATTGTCGTTATGCCAAGCGCTCTTAACAGCAATTATTCCAATTGGGATCAATGTATGATGGGCTTCGGCATGTATGACTATCTGACCGAAGAACTCATGCCGTTAATTTACAATTGGTTTCCGGCATCGGATAAGCGCGAAGACAACTTTATCGCGGGCCTTTCGATGGGCGGGCGGGGAACGATTAAGTTTGCGGCCAATCATCCGGACAAATTTGCCGCTGCAGCCGTACTTTCTGCCGCACCCACGAATTTTCAAAATTTGACGGAAGAGGATTTGCATAAGGACGATATGTTTTCTCGTCGTATGTTAGGGATGGTACAGAACGCCGGTGGGCTGGAAAGCTTTAAGAACTCTTCCGAGAACGTATGGGATATACTGAGCGCCCTTGCCGGGTCCGGCCGCTTGCCAAAACTCCTGTTTGCCTGCGGTACCGCTGATACGATGATCTACGAGAACTTGCTTCTCTTCAAGAAGCATGCCGAGGAAATCGGACTAGACGCAGAATTTTGGACATTAGACGGTTATGAACATGAATGGCGGTTTTGGGACTTAGCGATTCAGCATGCGTTGCAATTTTTCGGTCTGGAAGATACAGGGGCAAGCCCATACTAA
- a CDS encoding alpha/beta hydrolase family esterase, with amino-acid sequence MQRKIVILPGTPNDDNREYLPKAIKGSDMVVNENGNNSQVYPARLSEFRDVVVGGIEDTWYEYVPASYDGSKEVPLVVSMHGGLMSGWGQAVYTSWSLVAEREGFIVLFPDAGKRRFWIVEMEKEKIEEALAFKVDGHSIQLPPDNPDDNHDMNMVLELIDRMKQKYKIDASRVFIQGMSMGNLMTSQMARYHGGVFAGKAGSGGPSSPGVLFDKNDAIINRAGPLAVWQSRLEHDQVPPHFQGDTDDVVKRNREYWKRINGCLDLPEIKIVGEDNLAFYKGEHADVVFRDVKNRDHGQTFDDAELVWDYLFSGIRRGDNGEIVHSDPICPRQGDAYAIALAEGSDRAYVHNRLVTMSGPAVKRQKLKYHGLSGDVIVRGEYFLVPITFLASIFDAAYIPSSEGLSAELELKDGRTLQFARGSIGCVVDNRVHSMYCEAVYKNGELYVPIEWICKRLFNNHTSICEDVIYLTDHDAELSLNMAHLIRDEILKS; translated from the coding sequence ATGCAACGGAAAATCGTTATTCTTCCCGGCACGCCGAATGACGACAATCGCGAGTATCTTCCGAAAGCAATCAAGGGTTCGGATATGGTCGTGAATGAGAATGGAAACAACTCGCAGGTTTATCCGGCGAGACTGTCCGAATTTAGGGATGTTGTGGTGGGCGGCATTGAAGATACCTGGTATGAATACGTTCCGGCTTCTTATGATGGCTCCAAGGAAGTACCCTTGGTCGTATCCATGCATGGCGGATTAATGTCAGGTTGGGGGCAAGCCGTCTATACCTCTTGGTCGCTGGTTGCGGAGCGCGAAGGGTTTATTGTCCTCTTCCCCGACGCGGGCAAGCGTCGATTTTGGATCGTAGAGATGGAGAAGGAAAAAATCGAAGAAGCGCTTGCCTTTAAGGTAGACGGGCATTCTATTCAATTGCCTCCGGACAATCCGGACGATAACCACGACATGAATATGGTGCTTGAACTGATCGATCGGATGAAACAAAAATATAAGATTGATGCGAGCAGGGTTTTCATCCAAGGCATGTCTATGGGGAATTTAATGACGAGCCAGATGGCGCGTTACCATGGGGGAGTCTTCGCTGGCAAAGCGGGATCCGGAGGGCCGTCGAGCCCGGGCGTACTATTCGATAAAAACGATGCAATCATCAATCGAGCAGGCCCTCTCGCCGTGTGGCAGAGTCGGCTGGAGCACGACCAGGTTCCACCCCATTTCCAAGGGGATACCGACGATGTCGTCAAACGAAACAGGGAGTACTGGAAGCGAATCAACGGGTGCCTCGATTTGCCGGAAATCAAGATCGTCGGCGAAGACAACTTAGCGTTTTACAAGGGAGAGCATGCGGATGTGGTGTTCCGGGATGTAAAAAATCGGGACCATGGGCAAACCTTCGATGATGCTGAGCTTGTATGGGATTATTTGTTCTCGGGCATACGGCGCGGGGATAACGGAGAGATCGTACATTCCGATCCCATATGCCCGAGGCAAGGAGATGCCTATGCGATCGCTCTGGCGGAAGGCAGCGACAGGGCGTACGTCCATAATCGATTAGTCACGATGAGCGGCCCAGCGGTGAAGCGTCAAAAACTGAAATACCATGGTCTTAGCGGCGACGTTATCGTAAGGGGCGAATACTTCTTGGTGCCGATTACGTTCCTTGCCTCTATATTCGATGCGGCTTACATTCCCAGCAGCGAAGGGCTCTCCGCCGAATTGGAATTGAAGGACGGAAGAACGCTGCAATTCGCCCGAGGCAGTATCGGTTGTGTCGTGGATAACCGCGTCCATTCGATGTATTGCGAAGCGGTATATAAGAACGGCGAATTATACGTGCCGATCGAGTGGATTTGCAAGAGGCTGTTCAACAATCACACCTCAATTTGTGAAGACGTGATTTATCTAACCGACCACGATGCCGAGCTTTCCTTGAATATGGCCCATCTCATCCGAGACGAAATCTTAAAATCATAA
- a CDS encoding alpha/beta hydrolase: MAVLKMNFLSAALKMQTNITVVLPTYSFADSMQGVEAAYVPGMKYQVMYLLHGGCGDDSDYVNFTNIVRYADTYKLAVVMPSANNSSYTDYEGIDFYTYISEELPKVCEALFPISTKRADTFIAGLSMGSHGAMKIAMNHPERYAAVLLMSGASYRPGVPSVVKTVNGEYHFDVDLTPSFKFGVQDKINDPESIKDTVNDVYAIAKKNVEEGKKLPKLFFRVGDSDHALYRATLAEKDLREWGYETKMEVVPGMGHEWDLWDESLRIAIRDWLPLRHQVIYPE; encoded by the coding sequence ATGGCAGTTCTGAAAATGAACTTTTTATCCGCTGCGTTAAAAATGCAAACCAATATTACGGTTGTTCTGCCGACTTATAGTTTTGCCGATAGCATGCAAGGCGTTGAGGCAGCCTACGTGCCCGGTATGAAGTACCAAGTCATGTATTTGCTTCATGGCGGTTGCGGAGATGACAGTGATTATGTGAACTTTACAAATATTGTCCGCTACGCCGATACGTATAAATTGGCCGTTGTCATGCCAAGCGCCAATAACTCATCCTATACGGATTACGAGGGCATCGATTTCTATACCTATATATCCGAAGAACTGCCGAAAGTATGCGAAGCCTTGTTCCCGATCTCAACAAAACGAGCGGATACGTTTATCGCGGGTTTGTCGATGGGGTCGCACGGCGCAATGAAGATCGCAATGAATCATCCCGAGCGCTATGCAGCCGTTCTGTTAATGTCCGGGGCCTCTTATCGCCCCGGGGTGCCAAGTGTCGTGAAGACGGTGAACGGCGAGTATCATTTCGATGTCGATCTTACGCCTTCATTCAAATTCGGCGTTCAAGATAAAATCAACGATCCGGAATCGATCAAGGACACCGTGAATGACGTATATGCGATCGCGAAGAAAAACGTCGAGGAAGGAAAGAAGCTTCCGAAGCTGTTTTTCCGAGTCGGAGACAGCGATCATGCCCTTTACCGCGCGACGCTAGCGGAGAAGGACCTTCGGGAATGGGGTTATGAAACGAAGATGGAAGTCGTTCCAGGCATGGGGCATGAATGGGATCTGTGGGATGAATCCCTCCGTATCGCCATTCGCGATTGGCTGCCTTTGCGACATCAGGTCATCTATCCAGAATAG